A genomic stretch from Armatimonadota bacterium includes:
- the hemA gene encoding glutamyl-tRNA reductase codes for MLTMIGLSHKTAPLEVRERLAFGEEEVPEALRAVRALPGVREAYLLSTCNRTEVYLCTWEQPDLGRVAEALARLRRVDKSSFLPHLGFAANEEAARHLLRVAAGLESMVVGENQILGQVRRAFAAARATGATGPVLHRLLQVAIACGRRVRAETGLGRRSASIPHAAFDRCRRSWGVAHDRTVGIVGAGEMAQLAAKAFSAGGARIRFIANRTLEAAEALASRYGAEAIPLDVLAPALDGLDALVVSVGADHAVIGASSVAGRDGSAPLLVVDIGVPRGVDPEVGRLPGVTLIDLDMLGPEAVGPTPPEDVAAAEVIVEEALEAFLRWQGARAAEPVIAALHHRAERIVEEELERARARLHRLDERERRAVRGVVEGALRKLLHAPFVRLRARGDDARVLALARELFDLDGDLDGGPGG; via the coding sequence AAGACCGCGCCGCTAGAGGTGCGCGAGCGGCTGGCCTTTGGCGAGGAGGAGGTGCCGGAGGCCCTTCGGGCAGTTCGGGCCCTGCCGGGGGTGCGGGAAGCCTACCTCCTCTCGACGTGTAACCGGACGGAGGTCTACCTCTGCACCTGGGAGCAGCCCGACCTCGGCCGGGTCGCTGAGGCCCTGGCCCGGCTGCGGCGGGTGGACAAATCAAGTTTCCTGCCCCACCTGGGTTTTGCCGCGAATGAGGAGGCCGCCCGTCACCTCCTGCGTGTGGCGGCCGGGCTCGAGTCGATGGTCGTCGGCGAGAACCAGATCCTCGGCCAGGTTCGGCGCGCCTTCGCGGCGGCCAGAGCGACGGGGGCGACGGGACCGGTGTTGCACCGGCTCCTGCAGGTGGCCATCGCCTGCGGACGACGGGTCCGGGCCGAGACGGGTCTGGGGCGGCGGTCCGCCTCGATTCCCCATGCCGCGTTCGACCGGTGTCGCCGGAGCTGGGGGGTCGCGCACGATCGGACGGTCGGGATTGTCGGGGCGGGGGAGATGGCCCAGCTCGCCGCAAAGGCCTTCAGCGCGGGCGGGGCGCGGATCAGGTTCATCGCCAACCGCACGCTGGAGGCGGCGGAAGCCCTGGCCAGCCGCTACGGGGCGGAGGCCATCCCCCTCGACGTTCTGGCGCCGGCGCTGGACGGACTGGACGCGCTCGTCGTCTCCGTCGGCGCGGACCACGCGGTGATCGGAGCGTCGTCGGTTGCCGGTCGCGACGGCTCGGCCCCGCTGCTCGTGGTGGACATCGGCGTCCCGCGGGGGGTCGATCCGGAGGTGGGCCGCCTGCCGGGAGTGACCTTGATCGACCTGGACATGCTCGGGCCGGAGGCGGTCGGTCCCACGCCTCCCGAGGACGTGGCCGCGGCGGAGGTCATCGTCGAAGAGGCGCTGGAAGCCTTTCTCCGCTGGCAGGGGGCCCGTGCCGCGGAACCGGTGATCGCCGCCCTGCACCACCGCGCCGAGCGGATCGTCGAAGAAGAACTGGAGCGGGCGCGCGCCAGGCTGCACCGCCTCGACGAGCGCGAGCGGCGCGCGGTGCGCGGAGTGGTGGAAGGGGCGCTGCGCAAGCTCCTCCACGCGCCCTTCGTCCGGCTCCGCGCGCGAGGCGACGACGCGCG